A stretch of the Sphingobacterium thalpophilum genome encodes the following:
- a CDS encoding SusD/RagB family nutrient-binding outer membrane lipoprotein, giving the protein MKIKHISIALLLSAMVGLQGCTKNFDEINTDPNKVENVTPSALITPTVYGMSTYFTVRSNDFTWEIMQTGLANPSAANGVHRYYFTETSGDGTWNTCYRYLRNIREMESAAETSGQDVYKAVAITLKAYIAGLLTDSFGDVPMSEALRAEEHISQPKFDRQEQIYADMIAALETANTLYAGEDVMNGSDLLYNNKKELWRKFNNSLLLRYYLRQSKRIPAAAKIKTILDNPAQYPIFTSNADAAIVKITGQSPYDYAWGRRQDYVNFTAMAEFFVDNLNTLNDPRRPFIMTEATEMVNDKPVKIGYKGIPAGHSGDLSAYKFSPSTPNGELMYPEVVGTAIQEILMPYSEVEFIKAEVYLSLGMDAEAQTAYEKGVRASIEQYGGQVPADYFANEAAKFNGTLERIMLQKYLGLFMVDYQQWFEYRRTGYPKLPKTPYMFYNGVMPTRFMYKNEVRRFNPDNYAKAVEQMGGDDFHTKVWWEK; this is encoded by the coding sequence ATGAAAATCAAACATATCAGCATTGCACTTCTCCTGTCGGCCATGGTCGGACTGCAGGGATGTACCAAAAACTTTGATGAAATCAATACCGATCCCAACAAAGTCGAAAATGTGACCCCCAGTGCGTTAATTACGCCCACGGTATATGGCATGTCAACCTATTTCACTGTACGGAGCAACGACTTTACCTGGGAAATCATGCAGACCGGCCTGGCCAATCCGAGTGCGGCCAATGGCGTGCACCGGTATTATTTTACCGAAACCTCCGGCGACGGTACATGGAATACCTGTTACCGGTACCTGCGGAATATCCGCGAAATGGAATCAGCAGCCGAAACAAGCGGACAGGACGTTTACAAGGCGGTTGCCATCACCTTAAAGGCCTATATTGCCGGCCTGTTGACCGATAGCTTTGGCGATGTGCCGATGTCCGAAGCACTCCGTGCCGAAGAACATATCAGCCAGCCCAAGTTTGACAGGCAGGAGCAGATTTACGCGGATATGATCGCAGCCTTGGAGACCGCAAACACGCTGTATGCCGGCGAGGATGTGATGAATGGAAGTGATCTGCTCTACAACAACAAGAAAGAGCTGTGGCGAAAATTCAACAACTCGCTCCTGTTGCGTTATTACCTGCGCCAGTCCAAACGCATTCCGGCGGCGGCAAAGATCAAAACCATCCTGGATAACCCCGCACAGTACCCGATCTTTACTTCCAATGCGGATGCCGCCATCGTAAAAATTACCGGTCAGTCGCCCTATGATTATGCCTGGGGAAGACGGCAGGATTATGTCAATTTTACGGCGATGGCCGAATTTTTCGTCGATAATCTAAACACCCTGAATGATCCGAGACGCCCGTTTATCATGACCGAGGCCACCGAAATGGTCAACGACAAACCCGTAAAAATAGGTTATAAAGGGATACCTGCGGGACACTCCGGCGACCTATCCGCTTATAAATTTAGTCCGAGCACTCCGAATGGTGAACTCATGTACCCAGAGGTGGTCGGCACCGCTATCCAGGAGATCCTGATGCCCTATTCAGAAGTTGAATTCATCAAAGCCGAAGTCTATCTGTCGCTGGGCATGGATGCCGAGGCACAAACAGCCTATGAAAAGGGTGTACGTGCATCGATCGAGCAATACGGCGGTCAAGTTCCGGCAGACTATTTTGCCAATGAAGCAGCCAAATTCAATGGCACGCTGGAGCGGATTATGCTTCAAAAATATTTAGGTCTCTTTATGGTGGACTACCAGCAGTGGTTTGAGTACCGCCGTACGGGCTATCCTAAATTACCTAAAACACCGTATATGTTTTACAATGGTGTCATGCCGACACGGTTTATGTACAAGAATGAAGTACGCCGCTTTAATCCGGATAACTACGCCAAAGCCGTCGAGCAGATGGGCGGAGATGACTTCCATACCAAAGTATGGTGGGAGAAATAG
- a CDS encoding SusC/RagA family TonB-linked outer membrane protein, which translates to MKQMKNMTSSFHRYSGRTSRAFLLLVGLGFAPAAAHSFSPHGNKHVWLNQQKVSVSGTVLDDNTHQPIAGVTITAGGRPLTTTDNQGRFTIQVDAGQQVTFQSVGYEPLARKWSATTTNASITLHSSDQKMEEVVVTALGIKREQKSLGYAVSKISGQQMTDATPSNWVDAMKGKVAGLNITQASSGPLNTARINLRGDRSLDPTKNEALIVVDGVPLVNGRFSSGVTDAYGAGSSGADKDIPVDFGNGLGDINPDDIESISVLKGAAATALYGSRAGNGALIITTKSGKRNGKGIGVTVNSNSSFQNVLKWPDFQYEYGQGNLERNANGDPYYSYGLTEDGRNTGSTSSAWGPKFDGQMFFQYDPELETTGTERTPWVPYKDGVKGFFRTGATYMNSVAFDGGTDKFTARTSLTHTSNKWIMPNTGFERLVAAFNGSANLSDKLKINFKANYTNKNSDNLPGTGYNNQSIAYFMIFQNPSIDLNWYRPRWKKGKENLEQIHPFSSYIENPFVIAYEMTNSLVSNGIDGMLQGIYTFNPKWELMLRSGINMRSDRREQRRPWDTANFPKGYYKQQDLFYMESNTDALLSYTDKLSEDFSLRASLGGNVMKRDMKEDIGVARGLISPGVYKLSNALTNAVAENKLIKKEIQSVFGLVNLSWKDKIFLDVTARNDWSSTLPANNRSYFYPSVSSSFVLSDLMQMPSAVSFAKLRLSWAQVGNDADPYSTLKYFETSIFPGSAEAPSVLHNENLKPEISTSTEAGLNLAFLNNRLTTDINFYYNRSRNQILTVPLDVSTGFSQALINGGLIRNQGWELSLSGIPVKTENFQWTATANWSKNDNKILELTEGVETPYQIIASSGSGAAEIRATIGGSTGDLWGYGLVRNEHGDVLIDASTGLAVRPTDKVKIGNAYADWRGGLHNEFRYKNMSFSFLLDGQYGGIVYSQTHHKMTEQGKLEHTLKGRETGFIVGEGVVDNGDGTYRPNTKEVAINTWYGDYYRRANMETNSFDASYLKLREVRLEFGLPKSLVSRWKMNSASIAFFGRDLLMWSDFPMYDPETAALNGATIMPGVEMGQMPSTRTFGINLRANF; encoded by the coding sequence ATGAAACAAATGAAAAACATGACCTCATCGTTCCACCGATACTCCGGGCGTACCAGCCGCGCATTTTTACTGTTGGTCGGATTGGGTTTTGCTCCGGCAGCGGCGCATTCCTTTTCTCCTCACGGGAACAAACACGTATGGTTAAACCAGCAGAAAGTTTCGGTATCCGGCACGGTGCTGGACGACAACACCCATCAACCTATAGCCGGCGTCACGATCACCGCAGGCGGCAGGCCATTGACAACCACAGATAATCAAGGCCGTTTTACCATTCAGGTCGACGCCGGTCAGCAAGTGACCTTTCAAAGTGTCGGTTATGAACCCTTAGCACGAAAATGGTCAGCCACCACAACAAACGCATCCATCACCTTACATAGTTCCGACCAGAAGATGGAGGAAGTCGTGGTGACGGCCCTGGGCATCAAACGCGAGCAAAAGTCCCTCGGATATGCCGTGAGTAAAATCAGTGGCCAACAGATGACCGATGCGACACCGAGCAACTGGGTGGATGCCATGAAAGGTAAGGTCGCCGGACTCAACATCACGCAGGCAAGCAGCGGTCCCTTAAACACCGCGCGCATCAACTTACGGGGCGACCGCTCATTGGATCCGACCAAAAACGAAGCGCTGATTGTCGTGGACGGGGTTCCACTGGTCAATGGCCGGTTTAGTTCGGGTGTAACCGATGCCTATGGCGCCGGTTCCAGCGGAGCAGACAAAGATATTCCCGTGGATTTTGGAAATGGACTCGGCGATATCAACCCCGACGACATCGAATCCATATCCGTGCTGAAAGGCGCCGCCGCGACCGCACTATATGGTAGCCGTGCAGGAAATGGCGCACTGATTATTACCACCAAATCCGGAAAAAGAAACGGTAAAGGTATCGGGGTAACCGTCAATTCAAACAGCAGTTTTCAAAACGTGTTAAAATGGCCTGATTTTCAATATGAATACGGACAAGGTAACCTGGAACGCAATGCCAACGGCGATCCGTATTATTCCTACGGCCTGACCGAGGATGGCCGCAACACCGGTTCGACCTCCAGTGCCTGGGGACCTAAATTTGACGGGCAGATGTTTTTCCAGTACGATCCAGAGCTGGAGACAACAGGTACCGAACGCACACCATGGGTGCCTTACAAGGACGGCGTCAAAGGTTTCTTCCGCACAGGAGCGACTTATATGAACAGCGTTGCATTCGACGGCGGAACAGACAAGTTTACGGCAAGAACATCACTCACGCATACCTCGAATAAATGGATCATGCCCAATACCGGGTTTGAGCGCCTTGTGGCTGCCTTCAATGGTTCGGCCAATCTGAGTGACAAGCTCAAGATTAATTTCAAAGCCAACTACACCAACAAAAACAGCGACAACCTCCCCGGAACGGGCTACAACAATCAGTCCATTGCCTACTTCATGATCTTCCAGAATCCGAGTATCGACCTCAACTGGTACCGGCCGAGATGGAAGAAAGGAAAGGAGAATCTCGAGCAGATACATCCATTCAGTTCGTATATCGAAAATCCATTTGTCATTGCCTATGAAATGACGAATAGCCTGGTGAGCAACGGCATCGACGGTATGCTGCAGGGAATATATACCTTTAACCCCAAATGGGAGCTGATGCTACGGTCGGGTATCAATATGCGTTCAGACCGCCGCGAACAAAGACGGCCCTGGGACACCGCCAATTTCCCTAAGGGATACTATAAGCAGCAGGACCTGTTCTATATGGAATCCAATACCGACGCCTTGCTTTCCTACACCGACAAGCTGAGCGAGGATTTCAGCCTCCGGGCATCGCTGGGCGGTAACGTGATGAAGCGCGATATGAAGGAAGACATCGGTGTGGCCCGCGGATTGATCTCGCCGGGTGTTTACAAATTGAGCAATGCCCTTACCAATGCGGTAGCCGAAAATAAGCTGATAAAAAAAGAAATTCAAAGTGTATTCGGTCTGGTAAACCTGTCCTGGAAGGATAAAATCTTTCTGGATGTGACCGCGCGCAACGACTGGTCGTCTACCTTACCAGCCAACAACCGGTCTTATTTTTACCCCTCGGTGAGCAGTAGTTTTGTGTTGAGCGATCTGATGCAGATGCCATCAGCGGTATCTTTTGCAAAATTGAGGCTCTCCTGGGCACAGGTCGGTAACGACGCGGATCCTTACAGCACGTTGAAATATTTTGAGACGTCCATTTTTCCGGGATCTGCCGAGGCTCCTTCGGTGCTGCATAACGAAAATCTGAAACCCGAAATATCCACATCAACAGAGGCCGGACTGAATCTCGCATTTTTAAATAACCGGTTGACGACGGATATCAATTTTTACTACAACCGTTCCCGCAACCAGATCCTGACCGTTCCGCTGGACGTCAGCACCGGTTTCAGCCAGGCCCTCATTAATGGCGGTTTGATCAGAAACCAAGGCTGGGAACTGAGCTTATCAGGGATACCCGTCAAAACAGAAAACTTCCAGTGGACGGCAACCGCAAACTGGTCGAAGAATGACAACAAGATACTGGAACTGACAGAAGGCGTGGAAACGCCCTATCAGATCATTGCGAGCAGTGGTTCTGGCGCCGCAGAGATCCGGGCAACCATTGGCGGTTCGACAGGAGACCTGTGGGGTTATGGTCTTGTACGCAATGAACATGGCGACGTGCTGATTGATGCAAGCACCGGTCTGGCTGTCCGCCCTACGGACAAAGTCAAGATCGGAAATGCCTACGCCGACTGGCGGGGCGGTCTGCACAACGAGTTCCGTTACAAGAATATGTCCTTTAGCTTCCTGCTGGATGGACAGTACGGTGGCATTGTCTACTCCCAGACACACCACAAGATGACCGAGCAAGGTAAGCTGGAGCATACGCTAAAAGGCCGTGAGACCGGATTTATCGTTGGTGAGGGCGTGGTGGACAATGGCGACGGTACCTATCGTCCCAATACCAAAGAGGTGGCTATCAATACCTGGTACGGCGACTACTATCGCCGGGCCAATATGGAGACCAACAGCTTTGATGCCTCCTATCTGAAACTGCGCGAGGTCCGTCTGGAATTCGGGCTGCCCAAAAGCCTCGTGTCGCGCTGGAAGATGAACAGTGCATCGATTGCATTTTTTGGCCGTGACCTATTGATGTGGTCCGACTTCCCGATGTATGATCCCGAGACTGCCGCATTAAATGGCGCCACGATCATGCCCGGTGTGGAGATGGGACAAATGCCGAGCACACGAACGTTCGGAATTAATCTGAGAGCTAATTTTTAA
- a CDS encoding TlpA family protein disulfide reductase — MIKLLNLSLLLVLLQTSPVLRAQVRIVPAKAVAGDTVTISFDPRGSAAPSAAGPFFVDFGYSNFYELPSRMPMQQQHGRWQVQFKLPPYANFSCFTISDKDKKFVQQASDSSQYEIYIYKQGKLIAGNYLGKSYSVPVQNKTSDRIVPLQEHYLKKELSLYPDNYEARLRLIALQMKESSPARQSELLKEGLAVIEQRFRSNPLSEGNLNKVTMGYLILGQNQKVDSIRRVVVDEFPNEKIGISYRLNTLLREPDSSAVVAGIQQLLERRTDSNKEALGSAYEYLFSYSVQRGDSVAARTYLPLITTWEPDPYKWRAYRSYVQLMLDHKILLREASRLNLYVLDSIAAYPVSLIRYFPETGYLVAHDPARADKIEAVKAEIMASQGLLAARLNQPEAARQWFARSIPTLKSPALLSAVAAQYQQWNDAGSALPVLEAAYQQAPFDPKIRQLLEDAVGHRGIRTAADRQAYFSKLDRQWKQHYYQEFAQTIGSSPFPAEFSIVDMSRRPLGPQDLEGKIVVIDFWATWCKPCIASFPYLHQVYKKYADDPKVKFVVLNSGSGNSWDDAYKWAQANPQFDFPFYYNQDKKLSSKLDITSIPTTLILDSKRNIRFRKVGFEGEKLLQSLDAMIEYLKEQEQ, encoded by the coding sequence ATGATTAAGCTACTCAACCTTTCGCTGCTGCTCGTCCTGCTGCAAACCAGCCCCGTGCTGCGGGCGCAGGTCCGCATTGTGCCGGCAAAAGCCGTGGCCGGTGATACCGTGACGATCAGCTTTGATCCCCGTGGCAGCGCTGCACCCAGTGCCGCAGGCCCCTTTTTCGTGGACTTCGGCTACTCCAACTTTTACGAGCTGCCCAGCCGGATGCCCATGCAGCAGCAGCATGGCCGCTGGCAGGTACAGTTTAAGCTGCCGCCTTATGCCAACTTTTCCTGCTTTACCATTTCCGATAAGGACAAGAAATTTGTGCAGCAGGCCAGCGACAGCAGCCAGTACGAAATTTATATCTATAAACAGGGCAAACTCATTGCCGGCAATTACCTCGGTAAATCCTATAGCGTGCCGGTGCAGAACAAGACTTCCGACCGTATCGTCCCCCTGCAGGAACATTACTTAAAGAAAGAGCTCAGCCTGTATCCCGACAACTATGAGGCCCGGCTGCGGCTGATCGCTCTGCAGATGAAGGAGAGCAGTCCCGCCCGGCAGTCGGAGCTGCTGAAAGAAGGGCTGGCCGTGATCGAGCAAAGATTCAGGAGCAATCCCCTCTCCGAGGGCAATCTCAACAAAGTGACGATGGGCTATCTGATCCTGGGACAGAACCAGAAGGTGGACTCGATCCGCCGTGTGGTGGTGGACGAGTTTCCGAACGAAAAGATCGGGATCTCCTACCGGCTCAATACGCTGCTGCGTGAGCCGGACTCGTCCGCGGTGGTGGCAGGGATACAGCAGCTGCTGGAGCGCCGCACGGACAGCAACAAGGAGGCCTTAGGCAGTGCCTACGAGTACCTGTTCAGCTACTCCGTGCAGCGTGGCGACAGTGTGGCAGCACGTACTTACCTGCCCCTGATCACCACCTGGGAGCCAGATCCCTACAAATGGCGCGCGTACCGCAGCTATGTGCAGCTGATGCTGGACCACAAGATCCTGCTCCGCGAAGCCTCCAGGCTCAATCTGTATGTTCTGGACAGTATCGCGGCATACCCCGTGAGTCTGATCCGCTATTTTCCCGAAACCGGCTATCTGGTCGCCCACGATCCTGCGCGGGCCGACAAAATCGAAGCAGTCAAGGCGGAGATCATGGCCAGCCAGGGACTTCTGGCAGCCCGGCTGAACCAGCCGGAAGCCGCCCGGCAGTGGTTTGCCCGGAGCATCCCCACGCTGAAGTCTCCGGCACTGCTGAGCGCCGTCGCCGCACAGTACCAGCAATGGAATGATGCCGGAAGTGCCTTACCTGTACTCGAAGCTGCCTATCAGCAGGCCCCCTTTGACCCCAAGATCCGGCAGCTGCTGGAGGATGCAGTCGGCCATCGGGGGATCCGTACTGCCGCCGACCGGCAGGCCTATTTCAGCAAGCTCGACAGGCAGTGGAAGCAGCATTACTATCAGGAATTTGCGCAGACCATCGGCAGCAGCCCCTTTCCGGCGGAGTTCAGCATCGTCGATATGTCGCGCAGGCCATTAGGCCCACAGGATCTGGAAGGCAAGATTGTGGTCATCGACTTCTGGGCGACCTGGTGCAAGCCCTGTATTGCCTCCTTCCCCTACCTGCATCAGGTGTACAAAAAGTATGCAGACGACCCCAAAGTGAAGTTTGTCGTGCTCAATTCTGGCAGCGGCAACAGCTGGGACGATGCCTACAAATGGGCGCAGGCCAATCCGCAATTCGACTTCCCCTTTTACTACAACCAGGACAAGAAACTGAGCAGCAAGCTCGATATCACCTCCATTCCGACCACGCTGATTCTCGACAGCAAACGCAATATCCGTTTCCGGAAAGTGGGATTTGAAGGTGAAAAGCTGCTACAGAGCCTGGATGCCATGATCGAATACCTAAAAGAACAGGAGCAGTAA
- a CDS encoding RagB/SusD family nutrient uptake outer membrane protein, which translates to MKRPTNYPMKKYIIYSLFATPLLHLSCSKFLETDPPRTEVAAGAAFSDAKTASATVAGLYTSMNNYNNQFASGLMTIVLASLADEYNSAFTTYDEYKYNKLSPATSYLDRLWSQPFSYINHSNKIIEGLEASSLSAEVKAELSAEARFTRVFCYFYLSNLFNKVPLITDTKNLEANNQKGPASREELYAFMVEDLRQAAADIPDTYIGTERTRPNRKAVEALLARVYLYRSDWANAEATATKVIGDSRYELSRDLNTVFLKTSKEAIWQLQTVNLSTAGVNTWEGFSIVPAVATARSYYQVYGSTLADYEDGDLRKANWLKPYAVGSETRYMPYKYKVRTGAPVTEYNTVLRLAEQYLIRAEARLNQNKLGAAIDDINQIRERAGLDALPHTMAKADIAVALEKERQLELLGEWGHRWFDLVRTNRALPVLKAAKTDFSESDLKIPIASSILLTNPNLQQND; encoded by the coding sequence ATGAAACGACCAACGAACTATCCCATGAAAAAATATATCATCTACAGTCTCTTTGCCACACCGCTGCTCCACCTGTCCTGCAGCAAATTTCTGGAGACCGATCCGCCGCGCACCGAAGTGGCTGCCGGCGCGGCTTTCAGCGACGCCAAAACCGCCAGCGCAACAGTAGCCGGGCTGTATACCAGCATGAACAATTACAACAACCAGTTTGCCAGCGGACTGATGACCATCGTCCTGGCGAGTCTGGCCGACGAGTACAATTCAGCCTTTACCACTTATGATGAGTATAAATACAATAAACTCAGTCCCGCCACCTCTTATCTCGACCGTCTCTGGTCCCAGCCTTTCAGCTATATCAACCATAGCAACAAAATTATCGAAGGTCTGGAAGCCTCGTCGCTGAGTGCTGAGGTCAAGGCAGAGCTGTCTGCCGAAGCCCGTTTTACGCGGGTATTCTGCTACTTTTACCTTAGCAATCTGTTCAACAAAGTCCCTCTGATCACGGACACCAAAAATCTGGAGGCCAACAACCAGAAAGGTCCAGCATCCCGGGAAGAGCTCTATGCCTTCATGGTGGAAGACCTCAGGCAGGCTGCTGCGGACATCCCCGATACCTACATCGGCACCGAACGCACCCGTCCCAACCGAAAAGCAGTGGAAGCCTTATTGGCCCGGGTATACCTCTACCGCTCGGACTGGGCCAATGCCGAAGCCACAGCCACCAAAGTCATCGGCGACAGCCGTTATGAGCTGTCCCGCGATCTGAATACCGTGTTCCTGAAAACCAGCAAAGAAGCCATCTGGCAGCTGCAGACCGTCAACCTCTCCACTGCTGGTGTCAATACCTGGGAAGGGTTCAGCATCGTTCCGGCCGTGGCAACAGCGCGGAGCTATTATCAGGTGTACGGCAGCACACTGGCAGATTATGAGGACGGTGACCTGCGTAAGGCCAACTGGCTGAAGCCCTATGCTGTCGGCAGTGAGACCCGTTATATGCCTTATAAGTACAAGGTGCGTACCGGCGCACCCGTTACCGAATACAACACCGTGCTGCGTCTGGCCGAGCAGTATCTGATCCGTGCCGAAGCCCGTCTCAACCAGAACAAGCTCGGTGCCGCCATCGACGATATCAACCAGATCCGTGAGCGTGCCGGACTCGATGCCCTGCCCCACACGATGGCCAAAGCCGATATCGCAGTGGCACTGGAAAAAGAACGGCAGCTGGAGCTGCTCGGCGAATGGGGGCACCGCTGGTTTGACCTGGTCCGGACCAACAGGGCCCTGCCGGTGCTCAAAGCAGCCAAAACAGACTTTAGCGAAAGCGACTTAAAAATACCGATCGCAAGTTCTATTCTATTGACCAACCCTAATCTCCAGCAGAATGATTAA